The proteins below come from a single Acidobacteriota bacterium genomic window:
- a CDS encoding asparagine--tRNA ligase — translation MATSSPPVVEIRNLDLHVDQEVTVEGWLYNLRESGKILFPIFRDGTGLLQGVVVKSAVPPELFETVRALTQESSLRVTGKVRTEPRAPGGYELGVTGLEVIQLVSADHPYPITPKEHGVEFLMDHRHLWLRSTRQRAILGVRHQIIRACRDFFDDRGFVLVDTPILTPSACEGTTTLFEVDYFDQKAYLAQSGQLYSEAAIMSVGKSYCFGPTFRAEKSKTRRHLMEFWMVEPEVAFAGLDDVMQLAEDLVAGVVARVIERCRPELETLGRDVSKLERCKPPFPRISYDDAIKILKEKGSEIEWGGDFGGTDETLLAESFDRPVLVHRYPTQVKAFYMRPDPDRPELALCVDMLAPEGYGEIIGGSERLADYDLLVKRMEESKLPREAFEWYLDLRRYGSVPHGGFGMGIERVVAWICGLEHVRETIPFPRMLHRLTP, via the coding sequence ATGGCAACTTCTTCGCCCCCCGTTGTTGAGATCCGCAACCTGGACCTGCACGTGGACCAGGAAGTCACCGTCGAAGGCTGGCTCTACAACCTGCGCGAAAGCGGCAAAATCCTTTTTCCGATTTTTCGCGACGGCACCGGCCTCCTGCAGGGCGTTGTGGTCAAAAGCGCCGTTCCGCCGGAACTGTTTGAAACGGTCCGCGCGCTTACGCAGGAATCGTCCCTGCGCGTCACCGGCAAAGTCCGCACCGAGCCGCGTGCGCCCGGAGGCTACGAGCTGGGCGTAACGGGCCTCGAAGTCATCCAGCTTGTTTCCGCAGATCATCCTTACCCCATCACTCCCAAGGAACACGGCGTGGAATTTCTGATGGACCATCGCCATCTGTGGCTGCGTTCCACCCGGCAGCGGGCCATCCTGGGCGTGCGGCACCAGATCATTCGCGCCTGCCGCGACTTTTTTGACGACCGCGGCTTCGTTCTGGTGGATACGCCCATCCTCACTCCGAGCGCCTGCGAGGGCACCACCACGCTGTTTGAAGTGGATTACTTTGACCAGAAAGCCTACCTGGCGCAATCGGGCCAGCTTTACAGCGAAGCCGCCATCATGAGCGTGGGCAAGTCCTACTGCTTTGGGCCCACCTTCCGTGCCGAGAAATCCAAAACGCGCCGCCACCTGATGGAATTCTGGATGGTTGAGCCGGAAGTCGCCTTTGCCGGGCTCGATGACGTGATGCAACTGGCCGAAGACCTGGTGGCTGGCGTCGTCGCGCGCGTGATCGAGAGGTGCCGGCCTGAACTCGAAACCCTGGGGCGCGACGTTTCAAAGCTCGAGCGCTGCAAGCCGCCCTTCCCGCGGATTTCCTACGACGACGCTATCAAAATCCTTAAGGAAAAAGGAAGTGAAATCGAGTGGGGCGGCGATTTCGGCGGCACGGATGAAACTCTGCTTGCCGAGAGTTTTGACCGGCCGGTGCTGGTCCACCGCTACCCCACCCAGGTAAAGGCCTTTTATATGAGGCCTGACCCCGACCGCCCCGAACTCGCTCTGTGCGTGGACATGCTGGCGCCCGAAGGCTACGGCGAAATCATCGGCGGCAGCGAGCGCCTGGCGGATTACGATCTGCTGGTGAAGCGCATGGAAGAATCCAAACTTCCGCGCGAAGCCTTCGAGTGGTACCTCGACTTGCGCCGCTATGGCAGCGTTCCGCACGGCGGCTTCGGCATGGGCATCGAACGCGTTGTAGCCTGGATCTGCGGCCTCGAACACGTCCGCGAAACGATACCTTTCCCCCGCATGCTCCACCGGCTCACGCCATGA
- the ggt gene encoding gamma-glutamyltransferase, whose protein sequence is MRLPSYRKLLLLVVLLPAVPALALNPVAGRHGMVVSSEPLATQAGVEILQAGGNAVDAAVAVGFALAVTYPFAGNIGGGGFMMVRMAGEPPAMIDYREEAPGHATRDMYLDKQGRVIPDASIVGALSAGVPGTVAGLATAEQKYGKLGLLRVMEPAIRLAREGFPVSYYLSQSLKAHQKLLSKFTASSRIFLRDGNLYQPGEIFKQPDLARTLERISQHGPNAFYLGPVAANIIAAMSQYGGIITREDLSEYRAKEREPLVGHFRGYEILAPPPPSSGGVALIEMLNILDPMELGPPESYDSMHLVVEAMRRAYADRAAYLGDTDFGSVPVKGLTSPKYAEELRKEILKAKPDAAVKEGNPAPFEGPNTTHFSVVDPEGNAVSNTYTLNSGYGSGLLVDGAGFLLNDEMDDFTSKPGTPNMFGLIQSQANAIEPRKRPLSSMTPAIVLQNNKVRLVLGSPGGGTIINTVLQVMLNVLVYHMDVLRAVEAPRFHDQWKPDQITVEKWGFSADTLDKLRKAGYKLQETDSLGECEAIDVDPETGWRFGAADPRGTGKAAGY, encoded by the coding sequence GTGCGCCTTCCATCCTATCGTAAACTTCTTCTGTTAGTGGTCCTTTTGCCGGCCGTGCCAGCACTGGCGCTCAATCCTGTGGCCGGGCGGCACGGGATGGTGGTTTCGAGCGAGCCGCTGGCCACGCAGGCGGGCGTTGAAATTCTCCAGGCAGGGGGCAACGCGGTGGACGCCGCCGTTGCCGTGGGCTTTGCGCTGGCCGTTACTTATCCCTTTGCCGGAAACATCGGCGGCGGCGGATTCATGATGGTCCGCATGGCGGGCGAACCGCCAGCGATGATCGATTACCGCGAGGAGGCGCCGGGCCACGCCACCCGCGACATGTATCTGGACAAGCAAGGCCGCGTGATACCTGACGCCTCCATCGTGGGCGCGCTCTCGGCGGGCGTGCCTGGGACTGTAGCCGGGCTCGCCACGGCCGAGCAGAAGTATGGTAAGCTGGGCCTGCTGCGCGTGATGGAACCGGCCATCCGCCTGGCCAGGGAAGGGTTCCCGGTCAGCTACTATCTGAGCCAGTCGCTCAAGGCCCACCAGAAGCTGCTTTCGAAATTCACCGCCAGCAGCCGTATCTTCCTGCGCGACGGGAACCTTTATCAGCCCGGAGAGATTTTCAAACAGCCGGACCTGGCCCGGACGCTCGAACGGATCTCCCAACACGGCCCCAATGCGTTCTATCTGGGCCCGGTTGCCGCCAACATTATCGCCGCCATGTCACAGTATGGCGGCATCATCACCCGCGAGGACCTCTCCGAGTATCGTGCCAAAGAGCGCGAGCCGCTGGTGGGACATTTCCGCGGGTATGAGATTCTGGCGCCGCCGCCGCCAAGCTCGGGAGGCGTGGCGCTGATTGAGATGCTCAACATTCTCGACCCGATGGAGCTGGGTCCGCCGGAATCGTACGATTCCATGCACCTGGTGGTCGAAGCCATGCGCCGCGCTTACGCAGACCGAGCCGCCTATCTGGGCGATACGGATTTCGGGTCCGTGCCGGTGAAGGGGCTGACCAGCCCGAAATACGCCGAAGAGCTGCGCAAGGAAATCCTGAAGGCAAAACCCGACGCAGCGGTGAAAGAAGGGAACCCGGCGCCGTTTGAGGGGCCGAACACCACCCATTTTTCCGTGGTGGATCCGGAAGGCAACGCGGTCTCCAACACTTATACGCTGAACAGCGGTTATGGGAGCGGGTTGCTGGTGGACGGCGCAGGCTTTCTGCTGAACGACGAGATGGACGACTTTACTTCCAAGCCCGGCACGCCCAACATGTTTGGACTGATCCAGAGCCAGGCCAACGCTATTGAGCCGCGCAAGCGGCCACTCTCGTCCATGACGCCTGCGATCGTGCTGCAGAACAATAAGGTGCGGCTGGTGCTGGGATCTCCGGGCGGCGGCACCATCATCAACACGGTGCTCCAGGTGATGCTGAACGTGCTGGTTTATCACATGGACGTGCTGCGGGCGGTCGAGGCGCCGCGCTTTCATGACCAGTGGAAGCCGGACCAGATAACGGTTGAGAAGTGGGGGTTTTCTGCCGACACACTCGATAAACTAAGAAAAGCCGGATATAAACTGCAGGAAACGGACAGCCTGGGCGAATGTGAAGCCATCGACGTTGACCCTGAAACCGGTTGGCGCTTCGGCGCGGCCGATCCACGGGGCACGGGAAAGGCGGCTGGATACTGA
- a CDS encoding sugar phosphate isomerase/epimerase, protein MKFALSTHLFANDRLSSHILDGIAGAGFRQIEIFAAPQHLDYRDPNHVRDVAEWFRDHDMELFSLHAPIYADKEWGRAGGLPISVAYLERRKRIESMEEIKRAIDVAEKLPFRYLILHLGLPKEEFNLERFDAAFTSIEHLNIYAKERGVSILLENIPNGLTVPERLIRFMHYTHMGMKVCFDTGHAHMTCGVNHAFEVLKDHIASTHVHDNWNEKDDHLVPFDGGIDWHRAVRGFQGLNGQVPIMFELRNFGPAATCFDKLREIMQRMEEIR, encoded by the coding sequence ATGAAATTCGCCCTGTCAACTCACCTCTTTGCGAACGACCGGTTGTCCTCGCACATTCTGGACGGAATTGCCGGCGCAGGGTTCCGCCAAATTGAAATCTTCGCAGCGCCCCAGCACCTGGACTATCGCGATCCCAACCACGTTCGCGACGTGGCAGAATGGTTCCGCGACCACGACATGGAGCTGTTTTCGCTGCATGCGCCCATCTACGCCGACAAGGAATGGGGACGCGCCGGCGGGTTGCCCATCTCCGTGGCTTACCTCGAGCGCCGCAAGCGGATTGAGAGCATGGAAGAGATCAAGCGGGCGATCGATGTGGCGGAGAAGCTTCCCTTCCGCTACCTGATCCTCCACCTGGGGCTGCCCAAAGAGGAGTTCAATCTCGAAAGGTTTGACGCCGCTTTCACTTCCATCGAGCACCTGAACATTTATGCCAAGGAGCGGGGCGTCAGCATCCTGCTGGAAAACATTCCTAATGGACTGACGGTGCCCGAGCGTCTCATCCGCTTTATGCACTACACCCACATGGGAATGAAGGTCTGCTTTGACACCGGCCACGCCCACATGACCTGCGGCGTGAACCATGCCTTTGAAGTGTTGAAAGACCACATCGCCTCGACGCACGTCCATGACAACTGGAATGAAAAGGATGACCACCTCGTGCCGTTCGATGGCGGCATCGACTGGCATCGGGCGGTGCGTGGCTTCCAAGGCCTGAACGGCCAGGTTCCCATCATGTTTGAGCTGCGCAATTTCGGGCCTGCTGCAACCTGCTTCGACAAGCTGCGCGAAATCATGCAAAGGATGGAGGAAATCCGCTAG